In Methylobacterium sp. WL1, the sequence CCGGCGTGGCACCGGACCAAGCCGCGCGGCACTACCTGCAGGAGGGTGGCGCGCGGGGCCTGAGCCCCGGTCCGCTGTTCGATGGGCCGTGGTACCTCCGGAACAACCCCGATGTCGCCGCCGCGGGCTTGAACCCCTTGCTGCACTACCTCGATAGCGGAAGTGCGGAAGGTCGGTTGACCTGCCCGGTCGCCGACCCGGAAGCGTTTGCGCGGATCGCGGGCTCGAATCTGTTCGACGCGGAGTGGTACAGCGCGACGCAGGCCCCCGGCGTGGTGCCGGGCCACGCCGCACGGCACTACCTGCAAGAGGGCGCCGCGCGGGGCTTGAGCCCCGGCCCCCTGTTTGACGGGCCATGGTACCTCAAGACCAACACCGACGTGGCGGACGCGGGCCAGAACCCCCTCCTCCACTACCTGAACGATGGGCGCACCGAGGGCCGGCCGATCTGTCCGTTTGCCGATCCGGAGGCGCTGGCGCGGGTCGAGGGCTCCGACCTGTTCGACGCCGATTGGTACCGGGCGATCCACGTGCCTGACCTCTCGCCGAGCCTAGCCGCACGCCATTACCTCCGAGAGGGCGCAGCTAGCGGGATGAACCCCGGCCCGCTGTTCGACGGTGAGTGGTATCTCGGCAACAACGCCGATGTCGCCGAAGCCGGCGCGAACCCGTTCCTGCACTACCTGGTCAGCGGACGCACGGAGGGACGGCCCATCCGCCTCGCCGTCGCTCGCGATGCGGGCGCAAACCGGATCGAGACCCGACCCATCGTCCTGCGCGAGAGCACGCCGGCGCGCATCGTCGTCGTCGTCCACGCCTTCTACGTCGACGTGTTCGAGGAACTCCTGCCCCACCTCGTGCGGGGAATTCCCCGGTTCGACCTGCTGGTCTCGACCGACCAGCCCGACAAGAAGGCGGCGCTCGAGGCGGCGGCGGTGCGCACCGGGCTCGCCGGCCGCTGCCGCGTGGAGCTGGTGGAGAATCGCGGGCGCAATTTCGGGCCGCTCGTCACCGTGTTCGCGCCCGACATCCTGCGCTACGATTATGTGCTCCACGTCCACACCAAGAAGTCGCTGTTCAGCGGCGCCGAGCAGACGCGCTGGCGCGACGAGATCTATCGCGCGCTGTTCGCGAACGGAGCCTGCGCCCGCCTCGCCGTGGCCCTCTTGGACGAGGATCCCCGGATCGGCCTGTTCTTCCCGGAGACCAGCAAGCACATCGTCTATTGGGCGCATACCTGGCTCGCCAATATCGGCGCGGGCTATGGGCTGCTCGACCGCCTTGGCCTGCGCTACGACGGGTTCGACGAGTATCTCGACTATCCGGTGGGCGGCATGTTCTGGGCGCGGGTCGACGCCCTGCGCCCGCTCCTGACCGCCGGATTGACCCCGCAGGATTTCCCTGAGGAGCACGGCCAGACCGACGGGACGCTCGCCCATGCCATCGAGCGGGTGGTCCCCATCGTGTGCCGATCCCAGGGCTACGATGCCGTCTGCTTCGATTACGAAAGCGGGCTCGCCCGCACCAACAGCAGCGCGCGCAACTGGCATCAGTACAGCGCCCGCACTCAGGACCAGGCGCTTCAGGCGCTGCGCGATGCCGACCTCGTCTCGTTCGACTTGTTCGACACCCTCGTGAGCCGCCCGGCCCGGCGCCCGGATGCGGTGCTCAAGCTCGTCGAGCATCGGATTTCGTCGGAGGCGGGCCGGCCGATCCCGCTGTTCGCGGAGCGCCGCGCTGCCGAGAACCGGGTGCGCGCCCGCAAGTATCATCAGAGCGACGTCAACCTGTCGGAGATCTACGCGGAGCTTGCCGCCTCGGGGCCGATCCCGGGCGACGTGGTCGCGCGGGCGCACGCCCTCGAGAAGCGGATCGACCTCGCCGCCCTGCGCCCGCGCACGGAGGTCATCGCGATCCTCGAAGCGGCGCACGCGCTCGGCAAACGGATCGTCCTGATGACGGACACCTATTACGAGGAGGCCGACATCCGCGCGATCCTCAACGGTGCCGGAATCGCCGACCGTTTCGCCGCCCTCTACGTGTCCAACGCGGTGGGCGCGCGCAAGGACCGGGGCGACCTGTGGCGCCACGTCGAAGAGGCCGAGGCGGTGCCGCGCGCCCGCTGGCTGCATGTCGGCGACAACGAGCACTCGGATATCCAGGCGGCCTGCGACCGCCGCATCCCCTACCTGCACGTCGCCCATCCGGCCAAGATCCTCGCCCAGAGCGGCTTCGTGCGGGACGAGGGCGATCTGGCGCGGACGTGGCCGGCCGATCTGGTCGTCGGCCACGCCATGCTCAAGCTGGGCCGAAATCCGTTTCTCGGTCGAGCCGCCGCCCCCTACCTGTCCCTCGGCTCGAGCCGTGAGATCGGGTACGCCGTGTTCGGACCGCTGATGCTGGTCTTCATGTCCTGGCTGATCCGCCACGAAGGCTTGGCCCGGGTCGAGCGGCTGTACTTCCTGGCGCGCGAAGGCGACGTCCTCGTCAGGATCTACCGGCTCATCCGGGAGCGCTACGGCTGGGACCACCTGCCCGAGGGGCGCTACTTCCACGTCTCCCGGCAGACGGCGATCGCCGCCGCCCTCGCCAAGGCGTTCCGCCCGGACCTGGTGACGGCGGCCGGACGCTACGTGGGCTCCGTGCAGGGGCTCCTGTGGAACAGGGCCGGGTTCACGGCCCCGGCGCATCGCGAGCTCGACCGCATCGCGGTGCGGCTTCCGGGCGATGTCGAGGCCGTCGAGCGGATCATGATCGACCTCGAGCCGGAGATTGCGGCGCATGCCGCGGACATGCACCGGCGCCTCCTGGCCTACGCTCGGCAGGAGGGGTTGGACCCGGATGTCGCCTGCGGCGTCGTCGATGTCGGATACTCGGCCACGATCCAGCGGATGATGCAGACGGCGCTCGGCCGGCCGTTGACCGGGTTCTACCTGGCGGCCCTGGACAAGGCGAACGCCGTCGCGGCGGAGGGCGGGTCCGCCTTCGGGTGCCTGTGCGAGAACGTCGCGACCTTGACCGCGTCGATGCCCGCGCTGAACCACTCCCTCTCCGTCGAAGCCTTCCTGACCGCAGCTCATGGACAGGTGATCGGCTATGACACGGCGGGCGATCGGATCGAGCCGCTGTTCAAGGCGGATCCGCGGACGCCGGAGGAGCACGCCATCTTGGCCGAGCTGCATGCCGGCGCCGAGCAGTACCTGATCGAGACCCTCGACCTCTACGGGCCGGAGCTGCTGCGAGCCGAGATCCCCCTGATGGCACCGCAGGAACTCTTGCGCATGCTGATGGAAGGCCAGATCGCGACGCCCTCGGAACCGATCAGGAAGCTCGGCGTCGAGGACGATTTCTGCGGCTTCCCGCTCCACAAGGTCTACGCGGCGGTGTAGCTGCGGCAGCCTGCCGGCCGGGGCCGCTCAGAATGCGGCGAGCGCTTGCAGGATCGCCGCGGGCGAGGCCGCGTAATCCGCGTGCATCGGGTGAAGCCCCTCCGTCTGCACGGCGTGGCCGCGGACGAACAGGAGTTTCGCCCCACTCGACTCGATCAGGCTGGTGAAGCCCCGGAAATAGAAGGCCGGGTTGTCGTGGGTCAGGGCGATGACCTTCGCGCCGGGGCGGCAGAACAGGCAATTGATCAGGGCGGAACTCGCCGACCCGACGACGATGTCGGCCGCGTGATAGATCTCGACCTGCTCGGCGAAGGTGTAATGTTCGGGCTGGATGACTTCGAAGCCGTGAGGCTGCAGGGCGTCCGCGATCTCCGCTTCGTTGACCAACCGACGCTGTGTGAAACCGCGCCGGGACAGGAGGATCCGCCGCCCCGTCCGCCGCAGGTCGCCGCCGTTCGCGGCGAGCCGCTCAAGGATCTTGCCCCGCATGGCGGCTAGCACGTCATTCGGCCAGATCGCGTCGTAGGTCGGCAGGCCCGGCCGCGTGTCGAAGGGATAGAAGGTCGGCACCGGGGCGAGGCCCAGTTCCCGAAAGCGGGTCGCCACCGGCGGCAGGACCTGCACCGGGCGGTCGCGCTCGTCCATCAACGCGATGATCTGCCGGTGGGAGTCCGGCATCTGGTCGTCGATGCAGAGCGGCAGGCCCGCCGGGCAGGTGGGATCGTTGAACCACAGCATCCGGGGCGCGAATTCGAGCAGCCAGTGTCCGTATTGCCGGCTCTGGAAGCCGAACAGCATCAGGCCGGCGTCGATCTCCTGGATCTCGGCGGGCGCCTCGACCAGAGCGCGCCCGGGCCCCCAGACGGCCAGCATGATCTGGCCGGGATTGACCCCGTCCTTGATGTCGGCGAGGCCGCTGAGCGGATGGGCCGCCAGATCGTAGATCAGGCGCGGTCCGTGCAGAACAACGTTGCTACGCGGGAAGGTCAAGCAGTCCTTGAACAGCGCGACGTATTGCGGGGGGGCATTGAGCGATCCCGCCCGGGAGGTCAGCGCGATCGAGCCCCCGAGGAATTTCACCTCGGGCTCGGCGATGGTGCGGCCAGTTAGCAGCTCGCGATATCGCCCGTGCCCGGCCTCGGCGGCCTGTCGCGCCGAGACGATGTCGTAGATGCCGATGGGGCGGAAACCGGCGATCGCCCGCGTGCTCTCGTGCAAAGCCGCGGCCTCTTCGTAGTGGCCCGCCTCCGCCAAGGCGTTCATCTGCAGGATGCGCAGGTTCCGGATCTTGGCGCTGAGGCTGTGACCGTCCCCGGTCGAGAGGCCGGCATCGCCGCTGTTGAGCGCGAAAGCCAGGCGGTAGCACTGGACGGCGGGTTCGGCTCGGCCGCGGCACTCGTGATCCCAACCGACCTGCAGCAGCGTCCTGGCGGCCTCGCGCAGGGCCGCCTCCGTCTCTCCGCGGCTCCTGATCTCGGCGATGAACGCCGCCGCGTCGTCCCAGCGTTCGTGCTCGACGAAGTCGCGCAGGCGCGCCGTCGCGGCGATCATGCGCCAGCGTTGAGGGTCCCGCAGGTCGATCGAGGCGGCGAGCTCGTAGGTGCGCGCCGCGTCCCCGAACCGCGCGCCGCCTTCGAGCCGGAATCCAAGGGCCTCAAGGTGCCGCACGGTCGCGGCCGTGCGCGCCGCTGAGGGCGGCTCCGCGCTGAGCAGGGCGGCCAGCGTCTCGAGCTTGGTCGTGGCATTGCCGCTGTCGATCGACCGGATCAGGTCGATGAAGGTCGCCGTCGGCCGCATGGCGCTCCCGTCTCCAGAACCTGAGAGCTACGGGCCGACGCCCACGCTTTCCAGGCCGCGCAGGACCTGTCCGGGTGTGACCGTGTAATTGGCGTGGAACGGATGCGCGTTCTCGCCCGCGACCGTCGTGCCGCGAATGAAGAGCACCTTCGCGCCGCTCGATTCGATCATGCTGGTGTAGCCGCGGAAGTTGAACGACCGGTTCTCGTGGATCAGCGCGACGACGCGGGCGTTGTCGTTGCAGAAGATGCAGTTGGTCAGGGCCGAGCTTGCCGAGCCGACGATCACGTCGGCCGCGTGATACAGCGCGATCTGCTCGACGAACGACAGCTTCTCCGGATACACGACCTCGAATCCGTGGCGCGCCAGGGCGCCGGCGATCTCCGTCTCGTTGACGAGCTGGCGCTGCGTGAAGCCCTTCCGCGACAGGAAGATCCGCCGCCCGGTGGAACGCACGTCCACGCCGCGCGCCGCGAGCTTGTCGAGCACCGCGCGCCGCATGCCTCCCAGGACATCCTTCGGCCAGACCGCGTCGTAGACCGGCAGGCCCGGACGCGCGTCGAACGGAAAGAAGGTCGGGACCGGGGCGACCCCGAGTTCCTCGAAGCGGACAGCCCGTGCCGGCAGAGGCAGGATCGGCCTGTTGCGCTCGTCGAGCAGCTCCACGATCTGCCGGTGCGTCTCGGGCATGTGGTCGTCGATGCAGATCGGGAAGCCCGCGGGGCAGGCGGGATCGTTAAAGCACAGCATCCGCGGCACGAACTCGAGCAGCCAATGGCCGTAGTTCTTGCTCTGGAGCCCGAACATCATCAGGCCGGCATCCAGGGTTTGCGCCTCGGCCGGCTCCTCGACCAGGGCGCGCCCGGCCCCGTAGACGGCCGTCATGATCTGATCGGAGTTCTTCCCGTCCTTGATGTCCGCGACGCCGCTGTCCGGGTGCGCGGCGAGGTCGTAGATCAGGCGATTGCCCTGGAGCACGATGTTGCTGCGCGGGAAGGTCAGGCAGTCCTTGAACCGGGCGACGTATTGCGGCGGGGCGTCCAGGGTGCCGCAGGTCGAGGTCAGCGCCACTGGGCCTGCGAGGAAGCGGATCTCCGGCTCCGCGATCCGGCGGGGGCCGATAAGCTCGCGATAGTCGCCCTCCCCCGCGGCGGCGGCTTGGCGGGCGGAGACGATGTCGTAGATCCGCACCGGCCCGAGCCCGAGGGTCGTGCGCGTGCGTTCGTGCAGCGCCTGCGCCTCCTCGTGCCGCCCCTCTTCGGCCAGCGTGGTCATCTGCAGGCTGCGCAGGTTTCGGATCTTGCGCTCCAGCGTGTCGCCGTCGATCGTGAGCGCAGGGCCGCCCAGGATGTCCCGCGCGATCCGCGCCAGCAGGTAGCAGCGCACCGCGCTCTCGGCTTCCCCGGCGAGCTCGTAATCCCAGGCGATCTGGACCAGCGACGGATCGTTCGGCCCACGGTCCCCTGCTGCGGCCTTGGCTTGGCGCAGCTCCTCCAGGAGGCTCTCCACGCCGTCGAAGGCCTGCCGGCGGCAGCAAGCGACGATGCCCGTCCGGATGGCGGCCAGATTGTAATGAGCAGCGTGGGACCGCGAGGTCCGGGCCGCCAGCCCGTAGGCGCGGGCGGCCAGATCGAAGCTGTCCTCACCCTGGAACCGGAAGCCTAGGGTCGCGAGGTGCTGCGCGGCGGTCTCGGCCCGGCCTTCCGCTACGGAGGCGAGGGCGCATTCGATCGTGTCGAGGGCGGCGGTCCCGTTCGCGCGATTGGCCTGCGACAGGGTCTGGCGAAAGTCGTCCTGCATCGTCACCGACCGTTCCCCTTCGCGATACGCGAGCCCCCTCAGCGGGCTGCCAGCGCCCGCTCCACGCAGCCGCAGACCTCCGCGATCTGCTCCCGGGTGATCGCCGGGAAGAACGGCAGCCCGATGGCGCCGGCGGCGGCATGCTCGGTCCGCGCCAGACCGTCGTGCCGGCAGGTGGCGAAGGCGGGATGTGCCTGGCAGCCGGTGCCGTACCAGCGCCGCCACTGGATCCCGGCGGCGTCGAAGCCGTCCGTCACCGCCTTGGCGGCGGCGGGCTCGAACAGCGCGTTGACCGTCATGGTCAGCCACTGAGCTCCGAAGCCGGGCTGCATCCGCACCCCGATCCGGTCAAAACCCTCGACATAGGCCAGGGACGCCTCGCGCAACTGTCGGATGCGCGCCTCCAGGCCGTCGAACACCGCAAGGCCGACGGCGGCTGCGTATTCGGAGATCCGGTAATTGCCGCCGCGCACCTCCGAGACCCGGCTGGTCGTCGTGAAGCCGAACCCGGTCATCGCGGTGGTCTGCTCCACCAAGGCTGTGTCGGTGGTGAGGATCGCGCCACCCTCCCCGATCCCGAGCGCCTTGGTGGCGTGCAGGCTGACGCAGATCGGCTGCGCGCCGACCCGGCGCAGGTTGAGCGTGGCCGCGGCGGCGTCGAACACCACCGGGATCCCGTGGGTCGCTTCGAACGCCTCCCAGGCGGCGATATCGATCGGCGCCCCGAACGGGCTGACCACCACGACGGCCGCGACATCCCCCTCCGCCATCGCGAGCGCCCGCTCGGCGATGGCGGGCGTCAGCGACAGGGTCTCGGGATCCACGTCGGCGAAGAACGGCTCCAGGCCGACATTCACCGCCGCATGCGCGGTGGCTACGAAGGTGTAGCCGGGCATCAGGCAGAGCCGGCCGGACCGGCCCGCAATGCGGTAGCGCAGGGCGAGCTCGATGGCGCTGGTGCCGTTGCCGGTGATCGTCGCGGCGACCGGCGCACCATCGGCGCGCTCCGAGACGAAGGCGCAGAGCTTGGCCGTGAATTCGCGCGAGAGCGGCCCGTAATTGCTGTAGGTGTGCGTCTGATCGATCCGGCGGAGATACGGGACGATCGCGTCCGTCTCCGGCAGGCTGGGAATGAGCACGGGGATCATCGTCGAGACACGTCCTGGCTGTCGGTCGCCACCATCCTATCCGCACGCCCGGTGACGGCGCCCGCTATACATGGCTGGGTGCGGCCGCGGAAGGCGGCGACCGCCGCCTCTCAGGCGCGCCGCGGTGGTCGGGCCGGCAAGGCGCGTGCGGGATTGCCGAACACCGTCTGGCCCGGCGCCACGTTCCGGATCACCACGGCCCCGGCCCCGACCAGGGCATGCGCGCCGATCCGGATCTTCGGGATCACGCAGGCGCCCGTACCGAGGAACGCCCCCTCCCCGACCTGGACATGCCCGGCCAAGTGGACGCCGGGGCTCAGCGTCGCGAAATCCTCCAGCACGTCGTCATGGGCGACGGTGCAGCCCGGATTGACCAGCACGTGGTCGCCGATCTGCGCATCCGCCGTGATCGAGGAATGGCCGAGGATCACCGCGCCCGAGCCGATGCGGCTGCTCGCACCGATCAGCGCCCCGGGATCGATGATCGTGGCGAAGCGCGCGCCGATCTCCGCGCGCAGATGCGCCACCGCCCGGGCCCGGGGACCGGGCTCGCCGAGGGCCACGACGAAGCGGAGGCTGTCGTCTCCCGCGAATGTGCGGACATCCCGGACAACCGGCGTTCCGCGGAAGGTCTCCGGCGCATCGATGCCGGGATCGACGATGCTCGCCTGCAGCTCGATCGCGGTCTCGTGCGCGTTCAGGCGCTTCAGGGCATCGACGATCTCGCGGGCGAGGGCGCCCGCTCCGTAGAGGACGAGGCGGACCGTCATCGCGCCGTTTGCCGTAACCGGCTCCGGCTCGGCGCTGGCGGCTGCCTGCCGCTCGGGCGAACGTCCATGCGCGGGGTTCCCTGCCTATCGGGAGCCCTGCCCTACACGAGTCCCCGCGGGCTCTCCAGGGGCGAGGCTTCGGATCGCTCATCGGGCTCGGCCGGCGTGGCGGCGGCGGTGGATCGTTGGTTCGAGTCTCACGGAAACCGGGATGCCTCGTCACGCTGCCTCCGTTCCAGTACACCGCCGCCATGGGCGCGCGGCATGATCGAACGCGCCGACGCGCGCGGACGGGCAGGATGTTGAGACCGACATGAGGCCGACGGAGACGTTCATCGACCTGATCCGGACGGTCAATCGCGACAACGCTTCGGAGGTCCTCGAGCGGCTGCACACGCTCGTGCCGGTCGACGATCAGGCCGGCCTCACCACGATACGACGGCATCTCGAGGCGCTCGCGTTCCGGCTCGAGGGCGACGACCAGCTCGGCGCCGCCGCCGACACCTACGATCTGATCGGCTCGCTGGTCCCGCACGAGCGCGAGCGCTGGGCTTTGGCCGCCGTCACCGCGCGCCTGCGCGACCTCTGCGGGCACGCTCGCTACGCGGAGGCCACGGCCCGCGTCCAGAGCCTGCGCGAGAGCGGCGACCCCGCCGCCATCCGCGACGGTGTCGCGACCTTGCTCCGGCTCGGTTGGGTGGCCGAGTGCCGGGGGGAGCCGGAAGCCTGCGCGCAGAGCTATCGGCTGGCCTACGAGCTGAACGGCGGTGACGACGGCATCACGACGGCGGACGGCTTTGCCGTGAGCACCAAGGTCAAGAACCTGCGCCGGCTGCAGCTCGATGCCCTGCTCCCGGATCGGCGTTACGCGGACGCGATCGCGCTGCACGAGCAGACCCGTCACGTTTATTCGGCCGGGCCCTTCTCCGCCTACGACATCACCACGGCCAAGGCGCTCGCGGCGAGCGAGGGCGCCGCGTACACGGAGCTGCGGCCGGCGCGCAGGATCGCGCCTCCCGAACTCCGCTTCTTCGAGCCGCCCCCGGCCCTGCTGTCCGAGCGGGGCGAACTCGAAATGCCGTCCCAGTACCTCGCCTTTCTGAAGGAAGCCCGCGCGTTCCCGCGCAGCAACGTGGTCATCGCCGGCGACAAGCTCGTCTACGATCTGGCCGCGCATCCGCGCCGCCCGGACATCCTGCTGCAGGACGGGCTCAATCCGGACCAGATCATGATGGCCGCGTTCGGCGATACGCGCGCCCTCGTGGAAGTGCCCGAGGATCCGCACGTGGTCGAGGCCGGACTGATGATGTTCGGCCTCCAGAGCCGGAACTACGGGCATTGGTTCTGCGAGTACGTCCCGCGGATGCTCTGCTACAACGATCCGCGCTGCCCGGACGGGATCCCGCTGTGCATCGACGACCACATGCCCGGCTCGCACGAGGAGATCCTGCGCCTGCTCGATACGCGCGACCGGCCCGTGATCAAGCTGCCGCCCAAGCCCGTCGAATTCGGGCTCCTCGGGATGGCGCCCCCGCCGGCGTTCTTCCCGTTCGAGATGAAGCCCGGGCGGCCGGTCTACGACGCGGTCTGGCCGGCTGATATCTTCGCGGCGGTGCGCGAGCGGATCCTCGAGAGCGCGCGTGAGCGCGGGGTCCTGTCGGACCGGACCGATCGGCGCCTGTTCATCTCGCGCAAGGCCTTCACCCAGCGGGCGCTGCTGAACGAGGCCGAGATCGCCGAGCGCCTGCGTCCCCTCGGCTTCGAGGTGATCTACCCGGAGACGATGTCGTTCCTCGAACAGGTCGACGCGTTCCACTCGGCCGCCCTGGTGGTCGGCTCGTCGAGTTCGGCCCTGAGCAACGCCCTGTTCTGCCGGCCCGGCTGCCGGATCCTCGGCCTCATCCACGAGGAGCTGGCCTTCAACTTCCGGGGCTATACCAGCTACATCGAGGTCGGGGGCGCGCGGATCCTGTTCCTGCGCGGCCGGACCCTCCACCGCCCGGGCGTGCACGCCTTCCACGTGAGCTACACCGTCGACCCGGGGAAGGTCGCCGCCGCGGTAGCCGCCTTGGAGAACGAGGTCGCGTCCGGCACGCCC encodes:
- a CDS encoding rhamnan synthesis F family protein, which gives rise to MFDAAWYRATQVPGLRSDQVARHYLQEGAARGLSPSPLFDGPWYLATNPDVAVAGLNPLLHYLDSGRAEGRPICPVADLEAVARIAASELFDAAWYRVTQAPGVAPDQAARHYLQEGGARGLSPGPLFDGPWYLRNNPDVAAAGLNPLLHYLDSGSAEGRLTCPVADPEAFARIAGSNLFDAEWYSATQAPGVVPGHAARHYLQEGAARGLSPGPLFDGPWYLKTNTDVADAGQNPLLHYLNDGRTEGRPICPFADPEALARVEGSDLFDADWYRAIHVPDLSPSLAARHYLREGAASGMNPGPLFDGEWYLGNNADVAEAGANPFLHYLVSGRTEGRPIRLAVARDAGANRIETRPIVLRESTPARIVVVVHAFYVDVFEELLPHLVRGIPRFDLLVSTDQPDKKAALEAAAVRTGLAGRCRVELVENRGRNFGPLVTVFAPDILRYDYVLHVHTKKSLFSGAEQTRWRDEIYRALFANGACARLAVALLDEDPRIGLFFPETSKHIVYWAHTWLANIGAGYGLLDRLGLRYDGFDEYLDYPVGGMFWARVDALRPLLTAGLTPQDFPEEHGQTDGTLAHAIERVVPIVCRSQGYDAVCFDYESGLARTNSSARNWHQYSARTQDQALQALRDADLVSFDLFDTLVSRPARRPDAVLKLVEHRISSEAGRPIPLFAERRAAENRVRARKYHQSDVNLSEIYAELAASGPIPGDVVARAHALEKRIDLAALRPRTEVIAILEAAHALGKRIVLMTDTYYEEADIRAILNGAGIADRFAALYVSNAVGARKDRGDLWRHVEEAEAVPRARWLHVGDNEHSDIQAACDRRIPYLHVAHPAKILAQSGFVRDEGDLARTWPADLVVGHAMLKLGRNPFLGRAAAPYLSLGSSREIGYAVFGPLMLVFMSWLIRHEGLARVERLYFLAREGDVLVRIYRLIRERYGWDHLPEGRYFHVSRQTAIAAALAKAFRPDLVTAAGRYVGSVQGLLWNRAGFTAPAHRELDRIAVRLPGDVEAVERIMIDLEPEIAAHAADMHRRLLAYARQEGLDPDVACGVVDVGYSATIQRMMQTALGRPLTGFYLAALDKANAVAAEGGSAFGCLCENVATLTASMPALNHSLSVEAFLTAAHGQVIGYDTAGDRIEPLFKADPRTPEEHAILAELHAGAEQYLIETLDLYGPELLRAEIPLMAPQELLRMLMEGQIATPSEPIRKLGVEDDFCGFPLHKVYAAV
- a CDS encoding glycosyltransferase family 61 protein; translation: MRPTATFIDLIRSIDSGNATTKLETLAALLSAEPPSAARTAATVRHLEALGFRLEGGARFGDAARTYELAASIDLRDPQRWRMIAATARLRDFVEHERWDDAAAFIAEIRSRGETEAALREAARTLLQVGWDHECRGRAEPAVQCYRLAFALNSGDAGLSTGDGHSLSAKIRNLRILQMNALAEAGHYEEAAALHESTRAIAGFRPIGIYDIVSARQAAEAGHGRYRELLTGRTIAEPEVKFLGGSIALTSRAGSLNAPPQYVALFKDCLTFPRSNVVLHGPRLIYDLAAHPLSGLADIKDGVNPGQIMLAVWGPGRALVEAPAEIQEIDAGLMLFGFQSRQYGHWLLEFAPRMLWFNDPTCPAGLPLCIDDQMPDSHRQIIALMDERDRPVQVLPPVATRFRELGLAPVPTFYPFDTRPGLPTYDAIWPNDVLAAMRGKILERLAANGGDLRRTGRRILLSRRGFTQRRLVNEAEIADALQPHGFEVIQPEHYTFAEQVEIYHAADIVVGSASSALINCLFCRPGAKVIALTHDNPAFYFRGFTSLIESSGAKLLFVRGHAVQTEGLHPMHADYAASPAAILQALAAF
- a CDS encoding glycosyltransferase family 61 protein, whose amino-acid sequence is MQDDFRQTLSQANRANGTAALDTIECALASVAEGRAETAAQHLATLGFRFQGEDSFDLAARAYGLAARTSRSHAAHYNLAAIRTGIVACCRRQAFDGVESLLEELRQAKAAAGDRGPNDPSLVQIAWDYELAGEAESAVRCYLLARIARDILGGPALTIDGDTLERKIRNLRSLQMTTLAEEGRHEEAQALHERTRTTLGLGPVRIYDIVSARQAAAAGEGDYRELIGPRRIAEPEIRFLAGPVALTSTCGTLDAPPQYVARFKDCLTFPRSNIVLQGNRLIYDLAAHPDSGVADIKDGKNSDQIMTAVYGAGRALVEEPAEAQTLDAGLMMFGLQSKNYGHWLLEFVPRMLCFNDPACPAGFPICIDDHMPETHRQIVELLDERNRPILPLPARAVRFEELGVAPVPTFFPFDARPGLPVYDAVWPKDVLGGMRRAVLDKLAARGVDVRSTGRRIFLSRKGFTQRQLVNETEIAGALARHGFEVVYPEKLSFVEQIALYHAADVIVGSASSALTNCIFCNDNARVVALIHENRSFNFRGYTSMIESSGAKVLFIRGTTVAGENAHPFHANYTVTPGQVLRGLESVGVGP
- a CDS encoding aminotransferase class I/II-fold pyridoxal phosphate-dependent enzyme; this encodes MIPVLIPSLPETDAIVPYLRRIDQTHTYSNYGPLSREFTAKLCAFVSERADGAPVAATITGNGTSAIELALRYRIAGRSGRLCLMPGYTFVATAHAAVNVGLEPFFADVDPETLSLTPAIAERALAMAEGDVAAVVVVSPFGAPIDIAAWEAFEATHGIPVVFDAAAATLNLRRVGAQPICVSLHATKALGIGEGGAILTTDTALVEQTTAMTGFGFTTTSRVSEVRGGNYRISEYAAAVGLAVFDGLEARIRQLREASLAYVEGFDRIGVRMQPGFGAQWLTMTVNALFEPAAAKAVTDGFDAAGIQWRRWYGTGCQAHPAFATCRHDGLARTEHAAAGAIGLPFFPAITREQIAEVCGCVERALAAR
- a CDS encoding acetyltransferase, which produces MTVRLVLYGAGALAREIVDALKRLNAHETAIELQASIVDPGIDAPETFRGTPVVRDVRTFAGDDSLRFVVALGEPGPRARAVAHLRAEIGARFATIIDPGALIGASSRIGSGAVILGHSSITADAQIGDHVLVNPGCTVAHDDVLEDFATLSPGVHLAGHVQVGEGAFLGTGACVIPKIRIGAHALVGAGAVVIRNVAPGQTVFGNPARALPARPPRRA
- a CDS encoding glycosyltransferase family 61 protein, with amino-acid sequence MRPTETFIDLIRTVNRDNASEVLERLHTLVPVDDQAGLTTIRRHLEALAFRLEGDDQLGAAADTYDLIGSLVPHERERWALAAVTARLRDLCGHARYAEATARVQSLRESGDPAAIRDGVATLLRLGWVAECRGEPEACAQSYRLAYELNGGDDGITTADGFAVSTKVKNLRRLQLDALLPDRRYADAIALHEQTRHVYSAGPFSAYDITTAKALAASEGAAYTELRPARRIAPPELRFFEPPPALLSERGELEMPSQYLAFLKEARAFPRSNVVIAGDKLVYDLAAHPRRPDILLQDGLNPDQIMMAAFGDTRALVEVPEDPHVVEAGLMMFGLQSRNYGHWFCEYVPRMLCYNDPRCPDGIPLCIDDHMPGSHEEILRLLDTRDRPVIKLPPKPVEFGLLGMAPPPAFFPFEMKPGRPVYDAVWPADIFAAVRERILESARERGVLSDRTDRRLFISRKAFTQRALLNEAEIAERLRPLGFEVIYPETMSFLEQVDAFHSAALVVGSSSSALSNALFCRPGCRILGLIHEELAFNFRGYTSYIEVGGARILFLRGRTLHRPGVHAFHVSYTVDPGKVAAAVAALENEVASGTPAGFTLSDPDSHAIRVPDDGVLQSPARGEPARVDPARQAHITTLAAGPHASPDQGLCALEAVAYLAGERHSDQPACASPSLAAFVRTWSDGLPQAERDSLILPLVPSLVGTRGSEALERRRIAMVADWLVRSHVPAWFRLAKLNVEADELADLAELTDVADLTSLCDHLKRARKRAAVANLTLRQTGSAVRAAAWDATQQAAWITVRDALEEAGPPILAAGWDAAYAAAYAATRAYGKAPLEPTRRALEQSALALVERLIEARDSDSAGPEAPAAPASMHLSAELRP